From Mytilus edulis chromosome 9, xbMytEdul2.2, whole genome shotgun sequence, the proteins below share one genomic window:
- the LOC139488905 gene encoding perlucin-like protein produces the protein MSFVCMKICVLAFVATVVFCACPTSWSHYGDKCFFLSRDNETFADSLKLCEVIGRQYGRSASLATVDDAKTQQFLANLMIKINSIGMYIGLNDLVTEGEFHWIANGKQATYFNWGPTQPNNRGGNENCVAMRVDPVIGFNYSWTDGPCTVPTTYICEMVAADIGNLLG, from the exons ATGTCTTTTGTTTGTATGAAAATTTGTGTTCTGGCATTTGTAGCCACAGTTG TATTTTGTGCATGTCCTACTAGTTGGAGTCATTATGGAGACAAGTGTTTCTTTCTTAGCCGTGACAACGAGACATTTGCCGATTCACTG aaACTGTGTGAAGTGATTGGACGTCAATATGGAAGATCTGCATCATTAGCTACCGTTGATGATGCAAAAACACAACAGTTTCTTGCAAAtttaatgatcaaaataa aTTCCATTGGAATGTACATAGGATTAAATGACCTTGTAACTGAAGGGGAATTTCACTGGATAGCAAACGGCAAGCAGGCAACATACTTTAACTGGGGACCTACCCAGCCAAACAACAGAGGGGGGAATGAGAACTGTGTAGCTATGAGAGTTGATCCAGTAATAGGCTTCAATTATTCTTGGACAGATGGTCCTTGTACAGTACCAACTACCTATATCTGTGAAATGGT AGCAGCAGATATCGGAAACCTTCTTGGATAG